The following nucleotide sequence is from Rubrobacter radiotolerans DSM 5868.
TCCTGCGCCTCCGTCTCTCTCATGCCAGAGATGTTAGCAGCCTCTCCCGCCGGTTCGGGTAAACGGACTCTCAGGTCGCTCCGGCGCTCTCGCATCGCAGGTCCCCGACCTCGCCGCCCGTTATCCGGACAAGCTCTCCGGGCGGGAGGGGAAAGACGGCGTGGGTGTGCCCGGCCGCCGACCACACGACCCCGTGCAGAAGAAGGTCCCGGTCCACAAGGGTCCTGAGCCCTTCCCGGTGGCCGACGGGCGGGACGCCGCCGATGGAGAACCCGGTCTTTGCCTTTACCGAACGGGCGTCCGGCCGCTCGACGGGCGCTCCGAGGATCGTCCCGACCTTTCGCTCGTCTACCTGGTTCGCGCCGCTCGCAAGGACGAGGACGGCCTCCCCGCTCTCCGGAATCCGGAAGACGAGGGACTTGACGATCTGCCCCACCCCGCAACCGAGCGCCGCGGCGGCCTCCTTCGCGCTCCGGGCAGTGTCGTTGAGGGCCACGATCCCGGCCTCTACCCCGGCTGCCTCCAGAGCCTCCGCGACCCTCCGCACGCTCGCCTTGCCCCTCGGGTCCGTCAAGGGCGATCCTCCTTCCATCTCACCTCGGACCTGTGCGTCTCCTTGCGGAAGAAAGCACGTCCGAAACCGTCTTTCCGGCTGTAGAATATCGCGGTGAGAAAGCTCCTGATACTCGCGTGCTCGATCGTCCTCGTTGACACGGTCTTCTACTCGGCGCTCGTCCCCCTTATCCCCTACTTCACCTCGGAGCTCGGGCTCTCGAAGCTGGAGGTCGGCCTCCTGAACGGCTCGTTCGGGGCGGGGGTTCTCGCAGGCTCCCTGCCGGGCGGCTACCTCGTGGCGCGTTTCGGACCGAAAGCCGCAGCGCTCTTCGGCTTCGCTCTCTTCTCCCTCGCGAGCCTCGCGTTCGCCTTCGCGGGTACGGAGTGGGCGCTTATCGGGGCGCGCTTCGGGGAGGGGTTCGCGAGCGCGTTCTCGTGGATCGCGGCCTTCACCTGGCTTGTTGCGGCCGTCCCGGACGGGCGTCGCGGGCAAGCCATAGGAACCCTTATTAGCGCGGCGGTGGTCGGGGCGCTTCTCGGGCCCATCGTAGGGAGCGCGGCCTCCATCGTTGGCATCAGCGCGACCTTTGTCGGGGTGGCGGTCCTCGGGGCGCTTATCGGGACCTGGGTCCTCTTTACGCCCGCGCCACCGCCGGAGCCGTACCGGCCGTTCTTCTCGATGCTCCTCGGGGTCTTCCGGCCGCGGCTCGCGCTCGGGATGTGGTTTATCCTGCTCTCGCCGCTTCTCTTCGGCGCGCCGCTCGTCCTTGCGCCGCTCGCCCTCGACGCCTCGGGCTGGGGGGCGCTTGCGATCGGGGGCGTCTTTCTTGCGGCGGCGGCCTTCGAGGCGACGGCGCAGCCGTTTATCGGGCGCTGGTCGGATCGGGCGGGCTACCGGGTCCCGCTCGCTGTGGGGCTTGCGGGTTCGATCTCGCTCCTCTTCCTTCTCGCCTGGGGTCCGGGAGCGGCGGCCGTAAGCGCCTTCGTCGTGCTCGCCGCCGTGTTCTTCAACGGCTCCGTCACCCTCGGGACGGCCCTCTTCTCGAAGGAGGCCGAAGGGTTCGGGGTGGATCAGGCCATCGTCTTTGCCGCAACGAACGTCGCCTGGGCGACGGGCTCGGCGCTTGGCGCGCCGCTCGCGGGCTCGCTCGCGGACGCCGGCGGCGACGGCCTCGCCTACCTGGCCCTCGCCGCCGTCTGTGGTCTTACGCTCGTCGCCCTGCGCCGGGTAAAGCTCCGCTAGCCGGAGCGGCTACCGGCCGCGGTTCATCATGCGCCGGACGGCCATCGCGGCGATGCCCGCCATCGCGGCCTTCGCGACGGGGCTGCCCATCATGCCGCCCGCGCCGCCAGAGCGGCTCTCCTGCCCGCCGCTGAGCATCCCGCCGAGACCACCGCCGCCTCCGCCCGCTCCGGCGCCCATCAGACCACCGAGCAGGTTGCCGGTCATGTTCGGCTGCTGGTGGTGCATCCGGGTCATCGTCTGGGCGAGGTAGTCCGGGTCCTGGAAGCGGTCGTCCTTGCCGTCGTGGTTCCGGTCGATAAAGTCACCGTGGCCCTGATCCCGGGCGTAGCCGCTCAGCTCCCGGGCGAACTGCATCCGCTCCTCCGGGGACATCCGGGAGAAGGCTTCGCGGGCCGCGGCTTGGTAGTCCTCGTCGGAGAGGTTCGGCGCAACCTCCCGGTAGCGGTCCACCGTCTCTTCTTCGGAGATCCTGTCGTAGGGCGCACCCCGGTCGTAGCGGTCGGCAAAGTCCCGGTACTCGTCCTGCCGCTTGCCGCCGCCCATCAGGTCGCTAAGGAAGTCCACTCTCTTGCTCCTCTCTCTCGCTGGTGTGGACTTCCCCGGACCTCCTTGCCTCTAACCCCGAGCGCGCCGCCGACTGTGCGCAAGACGACATGGCGCGGCTATGCGCAGAGGCTACTGTCCGAAGGCCGCGGCTCCGGCCTCTGCGACCTCCATGTCCTGATCCACGGTCCCCGTCGAGACCCCGACCGCCCCGACGATGTTCCCGTCGCGCACGAGCGGCACCCCGCCGCCGAAGATGATCACCCTCCCGGAGTTCGTGGTGTTCAGGCCGAAGATAGACTCCCCAGACTGCGTGAGCGGCGCGAGGTCGGCGGTGCGGCACTTGAACGCTATCGAGGTCCACGCCTTGTCGATGGAGATCCCGATGCTCCCGACAAACGACTCGTCCATCCGCGCAAACGCCTTGAGGTTCCCTCCGGCGTCCACGACCGCGATGTCCATCGGGCAGTCGATCTCCTCCGCCTTTTTCTCCGCGGCCGCTATGACCCTTCTTGCATCTTCGAGGCTTATGCTCTCCACGAGGTTCCTCCTCCTTCTCTTTCTTTCCCCGGCCTTCGGGTACGGGCCGGTCTTTTCCCCGACCCGTACTCTAACGCCGCCGGCCCTCAGCGGACAGGCGCAACTCCGGCCTACCTTCTCGACCAGTGCTCCTCGCCGACCTCCGTCTCGCAGAGCTCCAGCGTCGCGGCGTGTCCCGTAAAGCTGACGTGCTTGTTCACCGCGACGAGCGCCATCGGACAGCACAGAAAGACGCTCAGCGCCTCGCGGTGCGTGAGCCGGTCGAGGTCGCGCCCGAGGTCCCCGAGCCTGCTCGCGTCGGTCTCGACCAGGGAGCGGGCCATGAGGTCCTCGAACTCCTCGACGGGCGGCCCGAGCCTGAACGCCCCGCCGGAGTGGTAGTACTCGCGGTGGATGACCGCCGGGGGATAGCCCGCCGCAAGGTCGAACCAGGCGTGCACGAGCACGTCGAAGGTCTGGGGGATCTTCTTCTCTATCAGCGCCTTCTGCGCCGCCACGAGCCTCTCGTCCGGAACGGATACGAGCTCGACCTCGACCCCGAGCGACTCCCGGAAGCTCCCCGCAAGAAAGTCCGCCACCGCCGCAACGTCGCTCGTGGTCGCAACGACGAGCGGCCGCCCCTCGGGCCATTCGGCCTCCCGGAAGAGGCTCTTCGCCTTTTCCGGGTCGTAGGCGTAGGGCTCTATATCCTCCGGCGCTCCGGAGTACGGCGGCGACATCGCAGCGACCGGATGCGCGTAGCCCCCGAGCAGGTCGTTTATGAGCCGCTCCTTGTCCACGGCGTGGTTTAGCGCGCGCCGGATGCGCACGTCGCTCATAAAGTCCCGGTCGCGGTTGATCAGGCCAGAGAGTATGCGCATGGCGTCGATCGTAACGAGCTTTGCGTGCTCGGAGTCGAGGACCTTCCGGGCCTGATCCGGCGTTACCTCGCTGACGAGGTCTACCTCGCCCTCGGTGTTGCAGACCTTCTCCAGAGCCTCTTCCTGCGGTACGTCGTTCAGGTAGACGATGCGCTCCAGGCGCGGGCCGCGCTCCTTGTTCCAGTGATCGGTGTTCGCTTCGAGCACGACGCGCGGCGAGCGCGGCAGGGCGGTAAAGACCCAGGCGCAGGTGAACGGGTCGGCGTCGATGATGGCGATCTCGTTCTCAAGCGTCGAGTACCCCTCGACGAGGGTGAACGGTCCCGAACCCCACGGGCCGGGTTCGTCGATCGCTCACCAGTGCCCTTCACCGGTCCCGTAGACCTTTCCCCCGAACCCCCCGGCGTCCCAGAAGGCGTCGCTTGCGATGTGAAAGCCCCGGAACTTCGCCAGAACCAGCCCGTCGGGCTCGGGGAAGTTGAACCGGACCGTATAGTCGTCCGGCACCTCGACAGTCGTGTCGGGGTGGAAGTTGAGGTACGTCCCCGGCGGGTGCGGGGCCTTCCACTTCTGGACCTCGTCGAAAGCCCGCTTTATTGAGTGAGCCGTCAGGTCCGTTCCGTCCTGAAAGCGTATGCCCCGCCGGACGTTCACGACGAGCGTCGCTCCCTCCCAGCCCGAGCTCTCCATGCACGCCCCGACGATCTCCCCCCGCTCGTCCGTGCGTACCGGCTCCTCCATCGTGTTCCAGGTTATGTAGAGCCAGTTCAGGGGGTGAGGATCGACCACATGCAACGTGCCCGCAGGCACGTATCCCCCCTGACCGGCCTCCCGGACAGCTTGAGTCATCTTGCGTATTCCCCTTTCCCGTAAAGCTTCGCGCACGCATCACGTACGCTTTTCCCGATGGGAATGGTAGCAGAGAGCCGTGATCCCCGCGGGCTCTACAGGTAGCGGCGGGTTCCCTGGTAGGACGACATCCGGCCGCTGGAGCGGAGGTCCTCGACAACGACGCGCGAGGCGCCGTAGGGTGCGTGGACTATCTTCCCGTCCCCGTAGTACATCGCTACGTGGGTTATGTTGCTCGGGCTCGGACCAAAGAAGAGGAGGTCCCCCTTTACCCGGCTCCCGCCGACGGCCCGTCCGGCGTCGCGCTGGTCCTGCGCGTCGCGCGGCAGGTTTATCCCGAAGGAGCGGTAGACCTGATACGTGAACCCCGAGCAGTCGAGGCCGTAGGAGGAGGTCCCGCCCCAGATATACGGGGTCCCCCGGAACATCGCCGCTCGCTGCGCTACCTTCAGGGGCGTGGGCTTTGATCTCTCCCGGATCTGCGCGGCGCTCGTGTAGACCTCTACGGCTCTGAGGTCCATCCAGTCGTCATCGCCCTTCGGAGACTCGACCCGGACCTTCCCCGCAGCCCGGCCCGTAACGGCGAGCCGCGTCCCGAAGCTGACCGAGTGATCCACCCTGCTCAGGGCCCGGTCGTCGTAGAGAAGCGCGTGCTTTTTGACGACCTGCACGAACTCCCGCCCCCCGATAGCCGTGCCGCTCTGCGTCGAGAGCTGCGCCATGGGCACCCAGCCCGGATATCCCGCACGGTTCTTCGGCGTCCTCTGCGACGGGACCGCAACCCTCGCCCACACCCCGTAGGTGTCCAGCACCCTGACCGGCTCGCCGTAGAGAGCCTGCGTCTGCGTCTTCCCTATAAGCCAGCCCTTCTGCGAACCGGTCATCCGGGACGCCCAGGAGGTCAGGCCCGTAGGGTTGGAGAGGGAGGGGCGATCGACATCAGGGCGCGCCTGATAGGGCTCGGTCCAGAGCGTGGCGGCCTGAACGTCCACAAAAGCCGTCTGTCCCGCCCGGACCTCGTCCGCACCAGCCACCCGAGCCGCCACCAGCGCGCACGCAGCGGCCGCCAGAAGCCCGAAGAGCAACGCCAGAAAAAGCGCACCAGCGCGCCGCCCGCTCGACACAAGCACCCGACCGTCACCCCTCATGCGCTCCCCCCGCTCTTCCTAAAGCTGACTTGAGCCCTCTTGCTTGACCCTCCCGGACCATCCCGTAAGAGCGTCGGCTCTTTCCCCAAATGCAGACACAAGCATAACGTACACTCAGTCTTTAGAGAACAGCGCCGGACGCGAACCTTTACAGGAACAGGCACCTGCCGCACCCCGGGGACCTCGCGCGCTGTCCCGTCCCTTTACGTGTTCTCGCAACACGTAAGACAACGCGCCTCGCAGACGGCCCGGGGGCGGAAGAGGCCGACTTCCGGCTGAAACCGCTACTCCACCTCGCACATAAAGAGCGGCGGGAGGTGCATGTAGGTCGAGGACGGGTTCGGGCCTACGGTGTCCTTCGCCATCTCAAGGGCGTCGGCTATCGTGGGGGCGCTCTTCAGGCCGATGTGGGCGGCGGCCTTCGGGTTCGCGCCGACGACTATAACGTCGGAGACGTGGTCGAGGGCGTGCGCGCCCCAGTAGAGGACGGTGAACGGGTGGACGCCGTGGTAGGCGTAGGAGGAGCGGTAGAGCGTCCGGTACCAGGGGTCCTCGGCGTAGCGCTTCTCGTAGCGGTGGGCGATCTCGTAGATGTCCTTTGTCTCGCTGAACGCCTCGTTGTAGAGGTCTATGTAGGAGGGGTGATGGACCTTGTGGAACGCCTCGGGCATCGGGTGCGTGCCTATAAGGACGCCGCCCTTGCGCACGAGCGGCTTGCCCCGGTAGAGGTTGAAGAGGTAGCCGAGGAGCATGTTGTAGACGAGGATCGGGTTCATTACCGAGTCTACGTTGTACGGCCCGAGGAACGGCACCCCGACCATCAGGACGTCGGTCTGGCCCTCGACGTGGACGAGCTGCTGCCGGTAGCAGTTCTCAAGGGTCCGCTTGTGGACCGGGTCGGTCGCTCCGGCCTGAATGGAGGTCATGCGGTGCGGGCCGCGGATGGAGTGGAAGATCCTGTGCGGCACCGACTCCGGAAGGAGCTGCGTGGCCTTGTGGTTGGCGAGGAAGTTCGCCTTCGTCACCGCTCCCCACTCATGCTCGGGCTTGGACATGAAGTCGAAGACGGGAGGGAGGATCTCGTTGTTGAGCGTCGTCTCTATGTGAAAGACCTTGACGTGCTCCTTGAAGACCTTGCCCATCCTTATAACCGAGCCGTGGAGCGCGGACTTCGGCGGGTCCATGAGCGACCTCGTGTTGCGCAGAGTCTCGGGGGTGTGGTGGTGCTTTATCGAGGCGTACGGGGAGAGGCCCGTGTGTACGGACTTGTGTCCGCCATCCATCGGGATGTAGTTCACGTTCACGTAGACGAGGAGGTCGCTCTCCATGACCCGGCGGCTGACCGTTACCTCCTCGCCGTGATCGGTCTCCCCGACAAAGACGTTTCCGTCCGGGTCCTCGGCGTCGTAGTTGTAGAGACGGTCCGGGTAGAACTCGCTCATTATCTTCTCCCCGAGCTGGTGCGTCAGCTCGGCCTTCGTCATGCGCCGGTGCAGCCCGAGGGCGGCGATGATGTGGATGTCGGTGACGCCTCTGGCCGCGGCCTTTTCAAGGACCTTCGTGATGATCAACTCCCTGAGGTCCGGACGCTGCATCGGCGGCAGGGGGAGCGAGATGTCGTCGAAGGCTATCGTGAGCTTCATTCCGGGCGTGAGAAGCTCGTGCAGGGGCTCCATGTCGAGCGGCTCGAGAAGGGCGCGCTCGATCGCAACGTTGACGTCCGGAACCGGCGGGAGGGGCTTCGGCGGATATATTACCCGCGTTCCCTCCGGCAGCCGCTCGTAGTGAAAGCCGTTCCCCGCGTTGAACATCATCGGCGGGCTCTTCCGGTCGAGCGTTACCTGCTGCCCCTCCGCGTGCGCCATCTCTCGCTCCCCTTCGTTCTGTGAATGTACGTAGCGTCCAGCCGCTCCATTCTACGCGGAGCGGCCTCCCGGCCCTTACCGGAGGTCGAAGGCGACCTTCACGTTCCCCGCCCGCCCCGTCGAGCGGGCGGCCTTTATCGCCTCCCGGTAGTCGGAGAGGCGATACAGCGGACCGACGAGCCTTCCGGCCTCTATCTCCTCCGCGAGCGCGAGCGCGAGCGCGAAGCTCGTCGTCCGCTCGCCCCGGTGCTCCTCGACCCCGTAGGCGTACGCCCCGGCGAGGTTTACCTCCTTGTGCCAGAGCGCCGTCAGGTCGAGGCTCGTCCGCTGCCCGGGCATCCCGACGAGCACGCACCTCCCGCCCGGCTCCGTCAGGCGCACCGCGTCCTCAAGCGTCCCCGCGGAACCGACGCAGTCAAAGACCGCCCGGGCCCCGCCCGGCACGACCGGCTTCCCGAGCTCCGGCTTCATCGCCTGCGTCCCGAGCATGCCGGGGAGCCTCGTGTACGTCTCTGCCGGAGTGACGACCTCCGAGGCCCCGAGCCGGAGCGCCTCCCGGCGCTGGCGCTCGTGCTTTGCGACGCAGATCACCCGCCCGGCCTCCGTGAGGTGCGAGAGCGCCGCGACGGTGAGCAGGCCGACGCTTCCGGCCCCGATCACGACGGCCGTATCTCCCGGGGAGATCCCGGCCGAGAGCGCGGCGTGCACCGCGCAGGCGAGCGGCTCCACAACCACCGCCGCCTCGTCCGAAAGACCCTGCGGGACGCGGTGGAGCTGCGCCGGGTGGGCGACGAGCGTCCCCTCTGTCCAGCCCCCGCCCGTGGAGTTGCAGAAGCCGGTCTGGATGCCGGGGGCGAGGTCGCCGCGCGTCGTGTTCACGCAGAGCGCGTAGTCCCCGCGCGCGCAAGGTTCGCAGGGGGGCTCGATGCCCCGCACCCGGCAGCCGAGCGCGGGCTCCACAACGACCCGCTCCCCCGCCGCGAAGCCGGAGTTGTCTTCGGTAACCGTGCCGACGATCTCATGCCCCATCGTGAACGGCGGGCTCGTGATCGGCGAGAAGTACGGCGAGTTCTCCGAAAGGAGCGTCCCGAGGTCTGAGCCGCAGATCCCCGATACCCTCGGCCTCACCCGTACCCACTCCGGGGTCGGAAGGGGCGGCTCTCCGACGCTCTCTAGCTGGAGCGGGGAGAACCGGCCGGTCTCGACGCCCCGGGCTCGCTTCGAGGCAAAGCGCATGAGAAGGTACTTCGGGACGGACTTCCTGTAGACGAGAGAGCGCAAGCTGCGGCTACAGCGCGAGGGACTTTATCTCGACCGGGGTCGAGACGCCGTTCTGCTCCCGGCCCCAGGTCCGGATCTGCCACCCCCGCTCGCGGGCGGCCTTCTCCAGCCTCCCGTCGGGGTTGACGGCGACCGGATATCCTACGGCTTCGAGCATCGGGAAGTCGGAGATCGAGTCCGCATAAGCGTAGCTCTTGGACAGGTCGAGGTCGTTTCTGCGGGCGTAGGAGGCGAGCATCCGGGCCCGGGCGTCTCCGGCCACCGGAACCCCCGAGAGCTCGCCCGTGTAGACGCCCCCTTCCTCCTGGAGCTTCGCGCTCACGACGTCGTCTGCGAGGTCGCCGAGCGGCGCGAGGATAAAGTCGAGCGCCCCCGAGAGAAGCACCACCTCGTGTCCGGCCTCCTTGTGCCTGCGGAGTTGCGCAAGCGCCTCCGGGTGGACCCGGGCGAGGGTGAAGGCGGCGAAGCTCTCCGCCCCGAGCTGGCGCGCCCGCTCCGGCCGCCAGCCCCGGTAGTTCCGGTAGAAGCGGCGGTTGAAGTGCGTGCGGCTGACCTTGTCGAGCGCCCAGTAGTACGGGGCCTTCAGCAAGAACGCCGCGAGCCAGAACGGCCGGACGGCCTTCGGCAGCTCGCGCAGCTTCAGCCAGGCGAAGTACGAGACGACGTTCGAGTCGATGAGCGTGCCGTCTACGTCGAAGATCGCCGCCGTCTTCTTCGGCTTCTCCATCGAGCGCCTTCGCTTCTTACGGTCGGGGCGCGTCGTGAGTGCGGGCAGGTGAGCCCCCCAGAGCCACCCCTCCCAGTCCATGAGTCCGATGTCGAACGGGAACTCCCGCCGCTCGCTCTCCGGCAGCGCCTCGTAGAGCGCCGTCGTCCGCTCGCTCGCAAACGTCGAGGCCATGTTCGCGTAGCCGCCGTAGATCCTGCTGAAGTACAGGCTGAGCTGCGAGCGCTTCTCCGCCCGCGAGAGCTTCTGCCTGAGGTCCAGCGCGAGATGTCCCTCCGGTAGCCTCTGAACGAGCGCCCCGGCGGCCTTCAGCCCGAGCATCTCCAGCCTCAGCCGCCGCTCGACGGCGCGGCTCCCCGGGAAGGTCCACTCGTGCGGCTGGAGCGGCCGCCCGCCCGAGTCGCGCAAGGGATTATCCAGGAAGTATCCCCGGACGTACTCATAGAGGTCCCGGTAGCGCAAGGGGTTGCGCTGTCCGGAGGCGACCTGAAAGACCTCGGGCTCCTCGGGACGCAGGGCCCCCGCCGCGAGCGTCGCGTTGACGACGTGGTCTACGGGGACGATGTCTATAAGGCTCTCGGGGTTGCCCGGGAACTCCCGGAGGATGCCCCGGGCAAAGGCCATGATTATCGGGTCGGCCATCTTCGTGCCGACGATCCACCCCGGGTAGGGCTCGGCGAGGGAGCTCTCGATAATCGCCGGGCGGACGATCACGACCGGGACCTCCCCGCGCTCTTTCAGCACCAGCCGCTCGGCGAGGGACTTGGTGAACGTGTAGACGTCGTGCCAGCCGTACTCCTGTGCCCGCTCGTTGCCGCGCGCAACGAGTCGTTCGGTCTTCCACTCCTCGCGCGCTTCGTCCGTCTCGAAGCTCTTCCTTCGCGCCGTCTCCTCGACCTCGCGCACGACGGCGTCGAGGTGGGCAAGCTCCCGGTCCGGGTCGAGGAAGCTCGCGTTCGGGGTGGACTCGCGCGGGGGCTCCTCCCGGATCAGCCCCGCCCGCTTCCCGGCGACGTAGGCGGTCGAGATGTGCACGAAGAGCGGCCTCTTCTTCCAGCCCCTCGCGAGGTGCAGCAGCGCGAGCGTCCCGCGCACGTTCGAGGCGACCGCCGCGTCGAGCGGCGCGTCGAACATCACGCTGGCTGCGGAGTGAATAACAACGTCCACGTTCTCCGAGAGCTCCTCCCGGTCCCTTTCCGAGAGCCCGAGACCCTCGCGGCTCGTGTCGCCCGCAACGACCCGGACCTTTTGCCGGGCGTAGTCGAGAAAGGCGTCGCCCTTCTCCTCGCGCAGGGCCTGAAAGGCGGGAGAGGCAAGGAGGTCCTTCTCGAAGCGCTCCTGCGCGCTCTTCGAGCCGGAACGTATCAGGAGGTAGAGGCGCCCGAGCTCCGGCAGCGAGCGGAGCGTCTTCTCGACGAGCGCCGTCCCGAGAAAGCCCGTCCCGCCCGTGAGCAGGACGCCCTTGCCCCGGTACGACTCCTTCAGCGAGAGGTCCAGCCCCTCAAGCGACCCGGTCGGCGACCGGTCAACATCCGTCAAGCTACTTCACCCTCCCGGACTCTTTCTTCTCTCCTACCTTGCGCTCCGTCCCGGCGAGCAGCGCCCGCACGTTCGTCCGGTGCCGCCAGACCACCACCGCCCCGCCGACGATGGCGTAGAGCACGTACGCCGTCGGATAGCCCAAAAACAAAAACAGGAACGGGCTCACGGCCATCACGACAAGGGCGGCGAGCGAGGTATAGCGCGTCGCGAGCGCGACGAGCCACCAGAGCCCGAACATCAAGAGCCCCACGAGCGGCGCGAGCGCGAGCGCCGTTCCGGCCCCCGTGGCCACCCCCTTCCCGCCCCGGAAACGCAGAAACACCGGCCAGCAGTGCCCGACGACGGCCGCGAGCGCGACGGCGGCTACGACCCAGGCGTTCTCCGTCAGGAGCCGCGCGAGAAGGACCGGGACGACGCCCTTGAGCATGTCCCCGACCATCGTAAGGGCGGCCGCGTTCTTCCCGGCGGCGCGCAGCACGTTCGCCGTGCCGATGTTCCCGCTCCCGACCGACCTCACGTCCACGCCGTAGATCCGGCCCACGACGACGCCGCTCGGGATAGCCCCGAGCAGGTAGCCGCAGAGGATCAGGACAATTGCTAGCGTCAGCATGGCCCGTCGAGTATAGCGGAAAGCCGATGTTAGAATCCTCGCCTCCTTCGGGAATAACGACCGAATACGGAAAACCCCGTCCATCCACAACCCCAGGAGGCGAGATGACGGAGAAGAGCGAGGCCAGAGAGGTCATCGTCTACTACCAGCCCGGTTGACCGGCCTGCTCCCAGGAGATGGAGTTTCTATCTCAAAGCGGCGTGGATTTCGTCGGGAAGAACATCCGGAACGACCTCGACGCAATGCAGGACATGGTCAGGATGGGCTCCCAGGCCACTCCGACAACGGTCATCAGAGACGATGAGGGCGAGACCGCGATCATCGGCTTCGACCGCAGAAAGCTCTCCGAGCTGCTCGACCTCTAGCCGGTCGACGGTCCACAGGGGACTTCCCGGCCGCTCCAACCCTCCGTCCGCCGGTCGCGTTGGAGCGGCGTTTTCTTTGCATCCGGTGAAAAATACGTAGTTTGAGTGATACAAGGACCTCCCCCGGAGGGATAGGCTTACCGCATGCCGTGCGCAAGGGTAGCCTTATGGTGCCCGTTCGCTTGAGAAGGAAAGGGAGAAGAGGGGGAGAGACACAGTGTCTTGTGGATCAGGGACCGGACCGGGCGCGGCCGGACGCGGGCCGCAGAGCAGCCTCCGGCTGCACGAGGGAGGTCTGCTCACGCCTTGACGCTGAGAGCCGAGATTCCGGGGGCCCGCAACGGCATCGGCCTCTATCCGGCCTACGCGGAGAAGCTTTTCGAAGTATCTCAGCGGCTTCATGCGGCCGAGGAGTTCGAGGGGACGGGCATCGGGCTCGCCTCCGTGAGGCGGATCTTAAAGCGGCACGGAGGCAGGACCTGGGCGAATGCCGCGCCCGGAGCGGGAGCGACTTTCTACTTCTCCCGGCCGCGCGCGACGGAGACCGGAAACGGCCCCCTCTCAAGCAGCCTGCGGGAGGAAAGAGAGCGATGAGGCGGGGCACCCCGAGCAGGATACTCCTTGTCGAAGACGACCCGAACGACGTCGAGCTGACGCTCTCGGCCTTCAGGCGGAACAAGATCACCAACGAGATCGTGGTCCTGCGCGACGGCGCGGAGGCGCTTGCCTACCTTCAGGGTGCGGAGAAGGAGCGGGAGGCACAGGAGAACCCGGCCCTGATCCTCCTCGACCTCAAGCTCCCGAAGGTGAACGGCCTCGAAGTCCTTGCGGAGGTAAAGAAGGACCCGCGCCT
It contains:
- a CDS encoding YbaK/EbsC family protein, translated to MTDPRGKASVRRVAEALEAAGVEAGIVALNDTARSAKEAAAALGCGVGQIVKSLVFRIPESGEAVLVLASGANQVDERKVGTILGAPVERPDARSVKAKTGFSIGGVPPVGHREGLRTLVDRDLLLHGVVWSAAGHTHAVFPLPPGELVRITGGEVGDLRCESAGAT
- a CDS encoding MFS transporter, which encodes MRKLLILACSIVLVDTVFYSALVPLIPYFTSELGLSKLEVGLLNGSFGAGVLAGSLPGGYLVARFGPKAAALFGFALFSLASLAFAFAGTEWALIGARFGEGFASAFSWIAAFTWLVAAVPDGRRGQAIGTLISAAVVGALLGPIVGSAASIVGISATFVGVAVLGALIGTWVLFTPAPPPEPYRPFFSMLLGVFRPRLALGMWFILLSPLLFGAPLVLAPLALDASGWGALAIGGVFLAAAAFEATAQPFIGRWSDRAGYRVPLAVGLAGSISLLFLLAWGPGAAAVSAFVVLAAVFFNGSVTLGTALFSKEAEGFGVDQAIVFAATNVAWATGSALGAPLAGSLADAGGDGLAYLALAAVCGLTLVALRRVKLR
- a CDS encoding GlcG/HbpS family heme-binding protein encodes the protein MESISLEDARRVIAAAEKKAEEIDCPMDIAVVDAGGNLKAFARMDESFVGSIGISIDKAWTSIAFKCRTADLAPLTQSGESIFGLNTTNSGRVIIFGGGVPLVRDGNIVGAVGVSTGTVDQDMEVAEAGAAAFGQ
- a CDS encoding C40 family peptidase; the encoded protein is MRGDGRVLVSSGRRAGALFLALLFGLLAAAACALVAARVAGADEVRAGQTAFVDVQAATLWTEPYQARPDVDRPSLSNPTGLTSWASRMTGSQKGWLIGKTQTQALYGEPVRVLDTYGVWARVAVPSQRTPKNRAGYPGWVPMAQLSTQSGTAIGGREFVQVVKKHALLYDDRALSRVDHSVSFGTRLAVTGRAAGKVRVESPKGDDDWMDLRAVEVYTSAAQIRERSKPTPLKVAQRAAMFRGTPYIWGGTSSYGLDCSGFTYQVYRSFGINLPRDAQDQRDAGRAVGGSRVKGDLLFFGPSPSNITHVAMYYGDGKIVHAPYGASRVVVEDLRSSGRMSSYQGTRRYL
- a CDS encoding lactate racemase domain-containing protein, which encodes MAHAEGQQVTLDRKSPPMMFNAGNGFHYERLPEGTRVIYPPKPLPPVPDVNVAIERALLEPLDMEPLHELLTPGMKLTIAFDDISLPLPPMQRPDLRELIITKVLEKAAARGVTDIHIIAALGLHRRMTKAELTHQLGEKIMSEFYPDRLYNYDAEDPDGNVFVGETDHGEEVTVSRRVMESDLLVYVNVNYIPMDGGHKSVHTGLSPYASIKHHHTPETLRNTRSLMDPPKSALHGSVIRMGKVFKEHVKVFHIETTLNNEILPPVFDFMSKPEHEWGAVTKANFLANHKATQLLPESVPHRIFHSIRGPHRMTSIQAGATDPVHKRTLENCYRQQLVHVEGQTDVLMVGVPFLGPYNVDSVMNPILVYNMLLGYLFNLYRGKPLVRKGGVLIGTHPMPEAFHKVHHPSYIDLYNEAFSETKDIYEIAHRYEKRYAEDPWYRTLYRSSYAYHGVHPFTVLYWGAHALDHVSDVIVVGANPKAAAHIGLKSAPTIADALEMAKDTVGPNPSSTYMHLPPLFMCEVE
- a CDS encoding zinc-dependent alcohol dehydrogenase: MRSLVYRKSVPKYLLMRFASKRARGVETGRFSPLQLESVGEPPLPTPEWVRVRPRVSGICGSDLGTLLSENSPYFSPITSPPFTMGHEIVGTVTEDNSGFAAGERVVVEPALGCRVRGIEPPCEPCARGDYALCVNTTRGDLAPGIQTGFCNSTGGGWTEGTLVAHPAQLHRVPQGLSDEAAVVVEPLACAVHAALSAGISPGDTAVVIGAGSVGLLTVAALSHLTEAGRVICVAKHERQRREALRLGASEVVTPAETYTRLPGMLGTQAMKPELGKPVVPGGARAVFDCVGSAGTLEDAVRLTEPGGRCVLVGMPGQRTSLDLTALWHKEVNLAGAYAYGVEEHRGERTTSFALALALAEEIEAGRLVGPLYRLSDYREAIKAARSTGRAGNVKVAFDLR
- a CDS encoding HAD-IB family hydrolase, which gives rise to MTDVDRSPTGSLEGLDLSLKESYRGKGVLLTGGTGFLGTALVEKTLRSLPELGRLYLLIRSGSKSAQERFEKDLLASPAFQALREEKGDAFLDYARQKVRVVAGDTSREGLGLSERDREELSENVDVVIHSAASVMFDAPLDAAVASNVRGTLALLHLARGWKKRPLFVHISTAYVAGKRAGLIREEPPRESTPNASFLDPDRELAHLDAVVREVEETARRKSFETDEAREEWKTERLVARGNERAQEYGWHDVYTFTKSLAERLVLKERGEVPVVIVRPAIIESSLAEPYPGWIVGTKMADPIIMAFARGILREFPGNPESLIDIVPVDHVVNATLAAGALRPEEPEVFQVASGQRNPLRYRDLYEYVRGYFLDNPLRDSGGRPLQPHEWTFPGSRAVERRLRLEMLGLKAAGALVQRLPEGHLALDLRQKLSRAEKRSQLSLYFSRIYGGYANMASTFASERTTALYEALPESERREFPFDIGLMDWEGWLWGAHLPALTTRPDRKKRRRSMEKPKKTAAIFDVDGTLIDSNVVSYFAWLKLRELPKAVRPFWLAAFLLKAPYYWALDKVSRTHFNRRFYRNYRGWRPERARQLGAESFAAFTLARVHPEALAQLRRHKEAGHEVVLLSGALDFILAPLGDLADDVVSAKLQEEGGVYTGELSGVPVAGDARARMLASYARRNDLDLSKSYAYADSISDFPMLEAVGYPVAVNPDGRLEKAARERGWQIRTWGREQNGVSTPVEIKSLAL